The Cherax quadricarinatus isolate ZL_2023a chromosome 12, ASM3850222v1, whole genome shotgun sequence DNA window AGACAAATGACTCACTCCACCAGACAAGTGAGTCACCCCACCAGACAAGTGACTCACCCCACCAGACAAATGACTCACTCCACCAGACAAGTGAGTCACCCCGCCAGACAAATGACTCACTCCACCAGACAAGTGAGTCACCCCACCAGACAAGTGAATCACCCCACCAGACAAGTGAGTCACCCCACCAGACAAGTGAGTCACCTCACCAGACAAGTAAGTCACCCCACCAGACAAATGACTCACTCCACCAGACAAGTGAGTCACCCCACCAGACAAATGACTCATTCCACCAGACAAGTGAGTCACCCCACCAGACAAATGACTCACTCCACCAGACAAGTGAGTCACCCCACCAGACAAATGACTCACTCCACCAGACAAGTGAGTCACCCCACCAGACAAATGACTCATTCCACCAGACAAGTGAGTCACCCCACCAGACAAATGACTCATTCCACCAGACAAATGACTCACTCCACCAGACAAGTGAGTCACTCCACCAGACAAATGACTCACTCCACCAGACAAGTGAGTCACTCCACCAGACAAGTGAGTCACCCCACCAGACAAGTGAGTCACCCCACCAGACAAGTGAGTCACCCCACCAGACAAGTGAGTCACCCCACCAGACAAATGACTCACTCCACCAGACAAGTGAGTCACCCCACCAGACATACAGAAGACACATCATACACAGTTAAAACAAACATATCTTTATAATATACGTTACCTATATACAAATTACAGTCTGACTCTCCCATGTTTCATAAAACATATGGAGAGAGTGTAGCTGGTGGAAGTGCTTGTTCAAACACTTTGTTAACTAAGAAACAACTCGGTGTTACAAATCTAAGGGAAGATACTATTACAACATTGTTGTGACCACCAGACCTTGATGGCTGGCAGAGTGATCAGCTGTATAAAACCTTGATAGTATGGTTAGGCAATCATCATAGATACAGGAACCTTCTATACATGAACAATGGGTCGTTGTTTCTGGTCCTTGGTTCACCACAGTAATATTGGATGCTCTTCACAAGTAATCTCCAGCAGAATCTTCAGCATAATCTCCATGCATAATCTACTGCTACCTCGCAGCCGGTGGGTAACAGACGTACCACTGCTGGTAGGTCattagaacaggtcagcaaaaaAAGGGGGACAGCGGGAGGCAGGGGCCCAGCCCCCCTTAAGGTTTACTTTACTAATAGCAGGAGGTTgggaaataagatagatgacccAAGATTAATtggcaggaaacatagatattattgttaacagagacctggctcaatcaaaaaaaatagaaaatgccctctgaatgtcaacATAAAAGGGCCCATAAATttttccacactgacagggtcaacggGAAAAGGGTGGTGGAGAAGGATGTATGccgagacaatttaaattttgtTTAGAAAGATTTTAAAGAAGGTCACCCACTGAATTTTTTGGGCACCCTTCGGGGCCCGGGGAAAACCAATTTTGGGTGTGTTTTACAGGCCCCAAACTTGAAGGGGGTAAATTTCTAGGGGGACAAAATTGTAAGGCATTTTACATacaaaaatgttgtgctaatgggagatttaaccaagacagattgactggagcaatttgacaggaaaaaaTTTTGGGGTTTTGGGACTTTCTTTAACGATCCAGGGTTTTTTAAAAAAGTTTTGGGCAGAGCCAACTAGGGggaaaaaacctcctttactgtTTTGCTTTAAAAAACCCAAAACAACTTTAGGTTAATGGGTGAAAACGGGGGAAGGGTCCAAAACACTTGTTTTTAAATACTGGGGAAATTTTTTAATTTAAAGGCAactgtctccgtccctgacttcgCTTATTGATTTCATAGGACGGAAAAAATTTCTTGGGGGCTGAACTGAAAAGACCTGAccaagggtcaggtaggtggggaTTTGCTGGGTATATGCTTTCCAGGGGATGTTCCCCCCGCTCAGTCAAAAATTATGTTCCAAAAGGGAAAATTTAGATCAAACAAAatttatcccaaatggatgaaaataaattaaaatatctgattggtcaaaagagaggcattttataggcaaatcaaaagaggggaggggaatttaaaaaatcgatatattcagttaaaaaagaaataaaaagggGAAATTTGAAAagcaaaagagattatgaggttaaagttttaagagaatcgaagactaacccaaaagggttctttcgggatacagaagtaagatcaggacAAGATAGGGCCCCCCTAAAAGTTCCTCCCAGCCTCCCCTGAATGATGGGGGAAATTTTAGAATTTTTTAAAACATACTTTTCCccgtttttacacaggaggataccaaaagggtattccagtaatgataaattatgtagaacaggacgataaaaaCTGTGCACCATTAGGTCACAAGGTTTTTACCTGGGCCTTTtgggaaaaaataaaaatttaaaaaccccccAAATCCCCAGGGCCCCGGGGTGGGAAATGGGAAAGGTTTTAAAAGGGAAAGAAAGAGGAGCCAGCACACCCTTTTaatttttcaacatatcactacaaactggaagGGCAGATATGGAAAAGGCTTTATCCTTTCAAAACAGGGACAGGTCCTTGGGTTTTGGGAAAATAGACCAATGcccaacctccatagtgggaaaaaaattttgggggaaacaaaattgccgaggcagttttgGGAGCcaccttaaaaaataaaaatttaaacaaAAGAACCaaaatggttttacaaagggggttCCTGCCTTTTTGaatttaatttttaaatttttttcttgGTTTAGGGGGTAGATCATGGAAAAGAATATGATATTTGTATATGACCCCCCAAAAGggtttttgacagggtcccacacgagactattgaggaaaaaaagcacatggaataggggggaaattttttcctgggtagaggcatggttacaAATAGGCAGAGAGAGTttggggaaaaaggggaggaaaCAATGGGGGAAGGTTAGAGGGGGTTCCACAGGGGGTCGGGGGGCCCCCCGTTTTTCaaaaatctacataaacgacatagatgagggattaaaaagcgacatcggcaagtttttTGATGACACCAAAAAAGGCCCGTCGGGAAACCCTTCCCCCCGAGGGCATctgagcactccaggaagatttgaaagaCCGGGTGCAGGGTCGGAGAAGTGGGGATGAAATTTtaaaatagacaaatgcaaaattctaaatgttgacaggacaataaccatgccaattttaaactaaataatgtagggtCTTAAGAAGGGTTGCAAAGATTTGGAGTCGGTTTGGGAGGAACGAAGAAACAACAGGGATAATGCGGAATAAAGCTAATTTGaatttggcttcatatcaagaagcataaataataggagtcccgGTTGTTCTTCAACCCCAAAATCCTTGGTTAAACCCATTTTGATTATGCTGCAAAGTTTTTACCGATTACAGAAGGATATAAATTTCTGAAAaaagtacaaaggaggatgacaaaaataTCCCAAGGGATCAAAAACCCTTCCCCAAgaggatagactaaggggccCAAAAATGCACCCCTGGGAAAAACGAGAATTAGGGGGGGTAAGGGGGTtgaatccaattccctaaatcaagagcccctcaccaacatcaaggaaccttccttgaggggacattcACATAAGAGAACACATATGACatgtattttttaaatatattgtCACATGATTTTCCCTGGTGTTAGTAGCAGTGGCggaggtgttggtgatggtggtaacagcagtagtagtactacagactggtggtggtagtagcagcagtagtacagactgtctgtagtagtagtattagtcgtcctaataatcataataataataataataataataataataataataataataataataataataataataataatggtagtaataatagtagtaggaaCATCAGAATTAAAGTCGTAGAATGACATATATCAGTCCTCATATTTTCCTCAAAAGGTCAAATTTCTAGGTGTGCTTACACCCACTTAGTCAGGTTAAAAGCACCGGAGTGAGGTCAGTGGTCATGTGGAGTGCACAACCACCCACTGacctctgtcaccctccctcGCACGGACGTCACTTACCACAATGAATATTTCATGAACGATACAAGGTCGACGGTACCCTtccctaccctccctgtctccttccctctGAATACCCACTGATAGAAAGTCGATTTCTCTGTTAGGAGTAAGTGAAAAGAGTCGTATTAATACGTGTGCAGGCACCCTATGTTAGCTTTCCCGAGTATATATAGGAGAGTCGGGGCCTTGACCCCACACAGTTCTTGACGGTCATATTACACACGTAGAGTACATCGCTCACCTCACCCATCACGCACGTCGCTCTCTCATCACGTACGTACAGCATATCTACTTGttcaaatatttaaaatatacaaGCTTGCCTTAAAGACTTGGGAGTGTTTTTCGAACATTACTGTGCTGAGATCCTGTTTCATGTAGACCAGGACACAAACATGAGATCAGGTAGGTAGAGCCTCCCTCGCCagcagcagacggaggatcaatcTTCCACTGCCCCTGGAACTAAACATCATATCATAAAAAAAAGTGACATTCGGTACAGAGTacattctcttctctctcttattACTTCCCCTCAAGAGAGCTTCCTTGAAGAAGGCGAGAGGACTCCTGATTAAAGGAAGAGGACATgccctcccattccttggatcaaacctgaatgcctcccattcctccccctccccccaaaattcTGTATgatactattattataataataataataataataataataataatgtatgataCTGACAAGTACAGTTAAGCAGTGCGTATGTCTCGCGGTTAGCGgagggaggatcgagcctccacttcTGGCAATGACTGACCCCACATGGCTCTAGCTCGTTATATCAAGTACTGAAGCCTAACAAATGCTTCCCTATGACTGTAACAATCGGATATTACGGCTCTTTAATACTTGTATAATCTGAAAAAGTTCACAAATGATGAATTGTCGCTGGTTTTGAAGTGTAAACTAAGCGATGTAAACCAAGTGATGTCAACCAGGCGATGTAAACCAGCCGGTTTAAAtttgatgattgagacacttatgtaacatatgagaatctttattgaagaaacgtttcgtcacacagtggcttcatcagtctaatacaaaatagaaatgggtaaggagaggtaatcagtccctcagcctggaatcgatgtgttcagtccatcactcttgtagaaagtacagcatatggctgGAGAAGTGGTTTATATACCGTAGATagatgagtggaagcaggaggaggcgggatcacagtagaATCATCCACTAGAGtaagtagatcttcgtccaaaggttggacaagaatTGAGGAATGCCTTGTATGAAGATCACATGAAACTCTAAACTTACCATTTAGAGTTTCTCACGCTGCATTAAAGAGCCTCATTagttcctggaggttacctggaggttattccggggatcaacgcccccgcggcccggtccatgaccaggcctcccgatggatcagggcctgatcaactaggctgttactgctggccgcacgcagtccaacgtacgagccacagcccggctgatccggcaccgactttaggtatctgtccagctctctcttgaaggcagccaggggtttattggcaattcccctaatgcttgatgggaggctgttgaacagttttggaccccggacacttatggtgttttcccttagtgtaccaatggcgcccctactttttattgggggcattttgcatcgcctacccagtcttttactttcgtagggagtgatttctgtgtgcagatttgggaccattccttccaagattttccaagtgtagattatgatatatctctccctcctgcgttccaacgagtacaagtcaagtgcttccaagcgttcccagtagttaaggtgcttgacagaacttatacgtgcagtaaaggatctctgcacactctctagatctgcgatttcacctgctttgaatggagatgttaatgtacagcagtactccagcctagagagaacaagtgatttgaaaaggatcatcatgggcttggcatctctcgttttgaaagttctcattatccatcctatcattttctttgcacgtgcgatcgtggcactgttgtgatccttgaaagtgagatcctcagacattactactcccaggttccttacattatttttccgctctattgtatggccggagtcagtagcatactctgttctagttattatctcctccagttttccataacggagtagttggaatttgtcctcattgaacatcatattgtttaccgttgcccactggaaaactttgtttatatcttcttggaggttaaccgcgtcctcagcagatgacagcctcatgcagatcctagtatcatccgcaaaggatgatacggtgctgtggtgtatatctctgtttatgtctgatatgaggataaggaataagatgggggagagtactatgccttgtggaacagagctcttcactatggcagcctccgatttaactctgttgaccactactctttgtgttcaatttgttaggaagttgaagatccatctccccactttcccagttattcctttagcacgtattttatgggctattacgccatgatcgcatttgtcaaatgcttttgcaaagtctgtgtatattacatctgcattctgattttcttccagtgcatccaaggccatgtcatagtgatccagtagttgtgagaggcaggagcgacctgccctgaacccatgttgccctggattgtgcagattttgggaatccaggtgatttgcaatcctgcttcttagcactctttcaaagatttttgtgatgtgggacgtcagagctattggtctatagttcttagctaatgctttgctgccacctttatggagtgggctatatccgttgttttaagtgactgtggaatttcacccatgtccaagctcctcctccatagtgtacttagggcacgcgagaggggtttcttgcagttcttaatgaaaacagagttccacgagtctgggcccggggctgagtgcataggcatgttgtcaatggctttttcgaaatctatcggagttagggtaatgtcggaaatctggcatacatttatggagttttgaggctcattcatgaagaaattatttgggtcgtcgatcctcagaccgattagtggttcactaaacacagagtctgTGAATATTGACAGACTCTTCATGATATAATATTTATTGTCTGCCCTGCCAATTTCGCAATCGTAAAAGTGACCTGTAGTCGCTGGCGGAGGTCACCGACTCTGGGGCAGAGCCTCAAGAGATTTGACCTCCAGCGGATGAAGATATATACACTGAAGACATGTCAAGTGACGAAGTTGGAGGCAGCATCACATGTGGGGAGAGCCCGCTAGTAGAAGTCATGCCAATAGGTTTGGCAAACGTTAGAATTAAGGTACAATCATCTCTACCAAGATTTCAAGATTTTGATGGAAGGAACAGACGCTcagctccctttccttggatcaacataTATTGAGTAGAATCCAGGCAGCGCCGTGGCCAGGTGTGTCACGTCGTCTCCAGTGGCCGCCTGGTCAACCACCACTTCCGTATTACTGTTTAGCATGCTTCGACCACTTTCTGGCCCTGGGAAtttacctttgtgtgtgtgtgtgtgtgtgtgtgtgtgtgtgtgtgtgtgtgtgtgtgtgtgtgtgtgtgtgtgagtgtgtgtgtgtgtgtgtgtgtgtgtgtgtgtgtgtgtgtgtgtgtgtgtgtgtgtgtacgtgtgtgtacgtgtgtgtacgtgtgtgtgtgtgtgtgtgtgtgtgtgtgtgtgtgtgtgtgtgtgtgtgtgtgtgtgtacgtgtgtgtgtgtacgtgtgtgtgtgtgtgtgtgtgtactcacctaattgtggttgcaggggtcgagactcagctcctggccctgcctcttcactgatcgctacgtgtcggcttcctgagctttgtcattcctcttcttaaaactatgtatggttcctgcctccactacttcacttcctaggctattccacttcctgacgactctataactgtgtgtgtgtgtgtgtgtgtgtgtgtgtgtgtacatgtgtgtgtacgtgagtgtgtgtctgtgtgtgaaggttaatggttcgatccctggcatgGGTAGAAACATTGGCCATGTTTACTTAAACCTGCTGTCTCTTTACCTAGCTGCGAGTGAtactcgactgttgtgggtcgcatcctggggggggtTGTTCCCCTTAGATATGTCTGGGCTTTTTAATGAGCTAAGATCGGATAACAGCTCTTGCCCTGCAAATTCAACATCGTAAAAGAAATCCTTTCTTAATAATATTAACACAATGAAAGCAATGATGTGGAGATTTCAACTCCTGGAAGTAACTATCTCATATTAATCTCATTTTTCTCGTCAGGttgagagagagtgagtcagCTCCAGTATCGTCACAAATGAATATTAAACTTGTGAGTAAAACTTTCCCACGTACATGTTGTCTTACGCAAAACAAAGACACAAAGGCAGAATGGATACTTTAGTAAGACAACGTTTCACTTGGACACAAGATTTTTCAAGTTTATTGAGAAAGCATTGATAAGGTGGGAATATACAGGCTGAGCGAGGATAGATAAATTAcatacctgtgcaacacctgggtagctttgttatcttgtcggttctctgaaccatgaaTGGTAGAAGACAATGTAAACAAGTGAACAGGTCAAACGAGAAGGTAGCCGAGATAGGTTTCCATCATCCCTATtcgtggttgcagtggtcgagtcacagctccctgCATGTGTATAACTGTGTCCATCGTATAGATTAAAGTTaatgaattagatacatgtgcaacgtcTAGGTATCTTCACTAGGTAGACGgtctcgtcatccagtggcttcatcgatACAATACAATGATAAAGTGAAGACTGTAGAAGATAGTGTCAGTATTATACATCATTCATATACATTGATTAAAGTTGATACTAATGACCCCTGGTTTAATCTCTGGTCTTATTGTGTCCTTCCAATGTCTGAAGTTGGCTGTTTGTTAGTGGGTTTTAAAGCTTACCAACTACAATGACCCCTGGTTTAATCTCTGGTCTTATTGTGTACTTCCAATGTCTGAAGTTGGCTGTTTGTTAGTGGGTTTTAAAGCTTACCAACTACACTGAGGCCATTAAGACTGCACGTAATctcttcaccaccagacaagaatactctGACCCCTATCAGAGAGATTAAACTCTGAACATATATTCGCTGAGGGAAATACACGTTTCGGTTTATATATCCTGTGTCCAAACACAGCTTTTGGACCTTTAATTTGGAGCTGGTTCGTATTTTATACCTCATACGCCCATCACACTCACAGTTGAATATTAGTTGCTTGTAATGAACTGCTGATTCTTGAATAATTGACTCAGAGTTATTAATGTTTTTGCAAAATAGATGTCAATGCTGGTAGCGACCGCCTCACGCACCTTACATATCATTCTTTAATAGCTATAAACACAAAGATATAAAACAATGATTATAGTTCAATAATTAATAAACTTCCTATTTTCTATCCTCTCCAAAGATATATAAACTCTTAACTCAGTTCTTCAATATATAGAAAATATCCTCATATCACTGCCTATCTATCTCAAAATAGATACTTTTATGCATCATTCCAAACAATAGCACTTGGCTCCGGTAGGTATAAAACATCATGATTATCATACCCAGACGTAAGGACATTAAATAACTACGAGAGGAGGAAGTAGAAATCAAATttgaattttatatatatgtatatgtcgtgctgaataggcataacttgcgatcttggcttaaatagcaacgttcatcttgccatataggacaagtgaaaatttgtgtatgcaataatttctccaaaataattctgaacctaacgaaaaaaatatatttcactgtgtttgtttagtattaaattattgtaaacatatctaaaatatatagttgggttaggctaaaataaattgttcttgttataataaggttaggtaagttttctaagattcttttggtgcaaaattatttttttttacattaacattattgaaaaaaaaatatatctttaaacgtataagagaaaattttagaaaggacttaattttaaatgagttcttgctaaatgaccagttttacatattcggcgctatatatatatatatatatatatatatatatatatatatatatatatatatatatatatatatatatatatatatatatatatatatatatatagttcattTAAACACATTTTCCACATTCCATCAACATAATAGTAACTTTACTTATATTACAGAATAAAAATATGATGTTTCATGCTTTTATTACGCTCCTTAAGGTTGAAACAATAACGACCATTACTGTGTGTTTGTCTTAAAACTGTCAGGTCTATAATAGTATATGTCTTATCAACATATTTGTAAGTGGTTTATCTGCATatgtgttcaccctgagtggcaggtgttgttgttggtgttggtggcggtgttggaGACGATGCTGGCCAGTGCTCACAttatcacctccagcaggaggttCCCCGGGGAGAGGCGCCTCGGATCTACCAACTACCGTGCAAGCACTTTTGGCGTACGTGGATTCATGAACCGTCCTATTGCTAGTGAGTACTGCCAAGTGTGTGTACGattttcacatacacacacacacacacacacacacacacacacacacacacacacacacacacacacacatatacacacactacaaacgcactacacatacactacacacaaacacatacacacacacatcgacaCACAGAGGTGGACCATCTATACGAGCATTTGGGCAATGTAAAGGTGGACCGCTGGGcagagtaaaaaaaaagaaactgaaGAAATGTCACGAGAAACTCAAGTCATAGCCGCTACACAAAGATTGAAACGAAAGTGGAACGTGCCTTAGATGAGCAGTGAACACACCTCTGGCCCTCAGCAGTTAATAAACCGACTTGATAAATGGCAGATGTCCAGTCCGCTTCTGTCAACACCCTATCTTTCTATGtgcctaaatcttaaaacttcttAACATTTGCCTTTAAAATATTATCTGTGTGTACGCATTTTATATACACGCTGACGCCTGGTTCTTCCTTCTCTCCAACAGGACACACCAGAACTCACCAGCAAGGTAATGTTGTCACTCTTGCTGAGCTCTTTATCTTGTGACATAGTGTCACATTATAATTGAGGGATAATTTCAGTTCactgtatcaagagcccttcatcaggcTCAAGGGCCCCCATCTGAAGGGGCCACCATATTTTATCAAAATTAACAGAATATTGCAAATAATTCAGGAAATTTCAGATTCTCTTTTTTTTCCATAGAGTAAACCTGATCACCTCCCTTCCTAAGAGCTGAAAGAAACCTGTGGGCATAGCATTTCTCAattgagaataataataataataataataataataataataataataataataataataataataataataataatcattttttTCACAGGATCCTTTCCAAACAGAAAGCCTCCACCTGGTAAGTATTCACTATATTTAATTACTTTAATATTATAAATTAATTCAGAATAATTTAAATATCTCCAAGAAGCATATAACAAAGGCATTTTAAATTAAAATGGAAGAACATTGTACGGTTTAAATTCATTAACAAGAGAATAAATAGAAAGAATAGGTAgacaaaatagaaaaaaaaatacattgtaaGCATAACAAAGGAAGGAATAAATAGTCATGAATACAAAACATAGCAGGTAGACAGGACAGCAATGAGAGTGAACAATTGGCAGGGATAGAAAGTAGTATATATACAGAATTTAGACACCACAGAATCATAAAGTCTACACCAGACTGTTTGTTTTAATTGAAGGCTAATTGCTGCATGAACACTGGAAGCCTCACTTGAAGGTGAATGAGAGTATTCTGGTTCCCTTGTTCTACATAAACatatttttagcagctgtgggttGCAATATGCAAATTTTCAAAGTTGCATCTTTAACAATTGTGAATCTAGTTCCTTCTCTCTCACCAGAATCTTACCcttacgacaactactactactactactactacccttcaGCAAGAAGATACTACCCCACTTACGGTAAAGTATATACTCACACGTTTAGTTCTTTACTATTTTTCACAAGAATTGGcactatccatatatatatatatatatatatatatatatatatatatatatatatatatatatatatatatatatatatatatatatatatatatatatatatatatatacagggaggtaccacctctagaattttactggggaccctcatcatcctcagagaagacaataaacgtacctcaggaaaaactcaaggttctccccggagctgtttgaatattttcttctcctaccaccccctataatttatattatatatgtactttattgatagacagaatacattgatagaaaacacaaacatgagtacattggtacaatatatcaaaggttatgaatctcctccagttcctccgatgccggacgcgagcccagtatgcagcatgcatttcccctctgagtggccacgctgaggcgctggaacatgaaagtggctgcccttggataCCTGGTGGTGTCcacgagtctggaacccagttctttaaggaaacgtgtggcatgttttccccatgatcccaaggtctctgatcctaatgggacaaattgatactgttggcttatgtccctgtacatGCCGATCTTATACTCCTCCCTGTGgacagcagctcctccctgtcgcccgacactgtaatGGACagaggtgtcagccagtgtggacacacaggtatagtcccatgctaagagcttgctattcttccaaggatagatggtgatctcaccagggcggtttgctgggttgtgggtattgttggctgctagagatcggggctccctcttggCTGAGCATCCAGCtgaagcaagggttctcttaatgatgtcgttgacctcattgtgtcttgcatgccatcccttggttttggaacagttaagaccatgtagaccatactgGTCAGCTTGAGCATCGTCGTAAATACACGTATATTaagtgtgaattggggcagtaaggcgcagagccactgcaatacggagggtcttagggtcgaggcacgtttccattgccgatatgggaactgcatggaggaagtccccagaatGATGTGCgttcacagcttggagacgggtaatctccctgtctgatgttgcagccctgagcatgctGGCAAGCATCTTTTCaacgatggggccatcccagctagactgtttgtaagccagtgctgcactagggtttggtgcaggagcagcaagagtctcccattcagtgatggcactggcattcTTAGGGTTCTGTATTCCtcctgagtcactgaggttatcggGAAGAATTTgccttattaactcgtttgatgctatggaagaggatagga harbors:
- the LOC128686565 gene encoding uncharacterized protein isoform X2: MNRPIARHTRTHQQGSFPNRKPPPESYPYDNYYYYYYYPSARRYYPTYGRYATGRYATGRYATGRYATGRYATGRYVRRYYG
- the LOC128686565 gene encoding uncharacterized protein isoform X1, whose protein sequence is MNIKLVLLLVLVAVLETMLASAHIITSSRRFPGERRLGSTNYRASTFGVRGFMNRPIARHTRTHQQGSFPNRKPPPESYPYDNYYYYYYYPSARRYYPTYGRYATGRYATGRYATGRYATGRYATGRYVRRYYG